A single genomic interval of Demequina sp. NBRC 110054 harbors:
- a CDS encoding DUF2975 domain-containing protein, with translation MSSRAVWLFRAALCLVFAAFAVVQVALVFGVIAAPHSEIASDWWKVYVVMLVLAEPILISIGFAFYAIWKLTALAGEGAAFTPRVFVWVNRAIAGFVTATGVAVILLVFAFVTMAGSRDRLQFVYIPGAAAVALFAAVTAAGFAVMKRLLVQSVAREEEARGLRAELGGVI, from the coding sequence GTGAGTAGTCGTGCCGTCTGGCTGTTTCGCGCAGCGCTTTGTTTGGTGTTCGCTGCGTTCGCTGTAGTTCAGGTCGCCCTCGTGTTTGGCGTCATTGCAGCGCCTCACTCCGAGATTGCGTCTGACTGGTGGAAGGTTTACGTGGTGATGCTGGTGCTGGCGGAGCCTATCCTGATCTCGATCGGATTCGCGTTCTATGCGATATGGAAGTTGACGGCGCTCGCCGGGGAAGGAGCAGCGTTTACGCCGCGGGTGTTCGTCTGGGTGAACCGCGCTATCGCTGGCTTCGTCACTGCGACTGGCGTCGCGGTGATCTTGCTGGTGTTCGCGTTCGTGACGATGGCGGGCTCGCGTGATCGTTTGCAGTTTGTCTATATCCCCGGCGCAGCTGCTGTTGCGTTGTTCGCGGCGGTGACCGCGGCTGGCTTCGCGGTCATGAAGAGGCTGCTGGTTCAGTCCGTGGCTCGCGAAGAGGAAGCGCGAGGTCTTCGCGCCGAGCTCGGTGGGGTGATCTAG
- a CDS encoding type II secretion system F family protein, with protein MIAAVLTGVALGTGMLLVVAWWEARRLTLARRLAPALAAPGEARAGTRTMTPLSSVERLLAPALRDGVRALERWGSSTVEIESRLRRAGRAGTAEQFRASQVVSGAVGLAAGLVASVLLGAARGSSPLVLLILTLACCAAGILVRDHSLSRAVRAREARLLAELPAAAELLALSVSAGEGALGALDRVSRVSEGPLSEEVRRALGRTRAGMPLAESVRTLGDSTEVEALRRFADAVATSVDRGTPLADVLRAQADDVRAAGRTALMEEGGRREILMMIPVIFLILPVTVLFAAFPGIVALNLDL; from the coding sequence ATGATCGCCGCGGTCCTGACCGGTGTCGCCCTCGGCACGGGGATGCTCCTCGTGGTCGCGTGGTGGGAGGCACGGCGCCTCACGCTCGCGCGTCGGCTCGCGCCCGCGCTCGCGGCCCCAGGGGAGGCACGCGCAGGGACCCGCACGATGACCCCGCTGTCGTCGGTCGAGAGGCTGCTCGCGCCGGCGCTGCGCGACGGGGTGCGCGCGCTCGAGCGTTGGGGCTCGTCGACGGTGGAGATCGAGAGCAGGCTTCGGCGCGCCGGCCGTGCGGGCACCGCGGAGCAGTTCCGCGCGTCCCAGGTGGTCTCGGGCGCGGTCGGTCTTGCCGCGGGTCTCGTCGCCTCGGTGCTCCTCGGTGCCGCGCGCGGATCCTCGCCCCTCGTCCTGCTGATCCTCACGCTCGCGTGCTGCGCGGCCGGAATCCTCGTGCGCGACCATTCGCTGAGCAGGGCGGTGCGCGCACGGGAGGCCCGGCTGCTGGCCGAGCTCCCCGCCGCCGCGGAGCTGCTCGCACTGTCTGTCTCCGCAGGCGAGGGGGCGCTCGGCGCCCTGGACCGTGTCTCGCGCGTGTCCGAGGGCCCTCTGTCCGAGGAGGTCCGCCGGGCGCTCGGGCGGACGCGCGCGGGCATGCCGCTCGCCGAGTCGGTGCGCACTCTCGGCGACAGCACCGAGGTCGAGGCCCTGCGACGGTTCGCCGACGCGGTCGCCACCTCGGTCGACCGCGGCACCCCGCTCGCGGACGTGCTGCGCGCCCAGGCGGACGACGTGCGCGCCGCGGGGCGCACCGCCCTGATGGAGGAGGGAGGGCGCCGCGAGATCCTCATGATGATCCCGGTGATCTTCCTCATCCTGCCCGTCACGGTCCTCTTCGCGGCGTTCCCCGGCATCGTCGCGCTCAACCTCGATCTCTGA
- a CDS encoding CpaF family protein, with the protein MGTDTIAQLESQVRAQIRERGVDPLREREAVRALVDDALAEWGERALAGTVVPVDDPAEASRAVLANVAGLGPLQQYLDDPDIEEIWVNEPSSIFVARRGVPELTTTILTDAQVRDLVEQMLKLSGRRLDISSPFVDATLPGGERLHAVIPDVTREHWCVNIRKYVARASHPEDLVALGSLTPAASRFLSAAVSVGLNVLVSGATQAGKTTALAALSGAIPARERVITCEEVFELSLPLRDVVGLQCRQPSLEGTGEIPLRRLVKEALRMRPDRLVIGEVREAEALDMLIALNAGIPGMCTIHANSARDAITKMCTLPLLAGENVSAAFVVPTVASAIDLVVHLDRDERGRRQVREIIGVPGRVEGGIVETSDLYRRARGELVRAEGYPPHAERFARAGVDLVRLLEAS; encoded by the coding sequence ATGGGGACGGACACGATTGCGCAGCTGGAGTCGCAGGTGCGCGCGCAGATTCGCGAGCGGGGAGTGGACCCGCTGCGCGAGCGCGAGGCCGTGCGCGCCCTGGTGGACGATGCGCTGGCCGAGTGGGGTGAGCGGGCGCTCGCCGGTACGGTGGTCCCGGTCGACGATCCGGCCGAGGCGTCGCGCGCGGTGCTCGCCAATGTCGCTGGTCTCGGGCCGCTTCAGCAGTATCTGGATGATCCGGATATAGAGGAAATTTGGGTCAACGAGCCGTCGTCGATCTTCGTGGCCAGGCGCGGGGTGCCGGAGCTCACCACGACCATCCTCACCGACGCGCAGGTGCGCGACCTCGTCGAGCAGATGCTGAAGCTCTCGGGCCGCAGGCTCGACATCAGCTCTCCCTTCGTCGACGCGACGCTGCCGGGAGGGGAGCGGCTGCACGCCGTCATCCCGGACGTCACCCGCGAGCACTGGTGCGTGAACATCAGGAAGTACGTCGCCCGCGCCTCTCATCCGGAAGACCTCGTCGCACTCGGCTCGCTCACGCCCGCGGCCTCGAGGTTCCTGTCGGCAGCCGTGTCTGTCGGACTCAACGTGCTCGTGTCCGGAGCGACGCAGGCGGGGAAGACAACTGCGCTCGCCGCTCTCTCTGGCGCGATCCCCGCGCGCGAGCGCGTCATCACGTGCGAGGAGGTCTTCGAGCTCTCCCTGCCACTTCGCGACGTGGTGGGGCTCCAATGCCGACAGCCCTCGCTCGAAGGCACCGGAGAGATCCCGTTGCGTCGGCTCGTGAAGGAGGCGCTGCGCATGCGTCCCGACCGGCTCGTCATCGGCGAGGTGCGCGAGGCCGAGGCGCTCGACATGCTGATCGCCCTCAACGCAGGAATCCCTGGTATGTGCACGATCCATGCCAACTCCGCGCGCGACGCGATCACCAAGATGTGCACCCTTCCGCTGCTCGCCGGGGAGAACGTCTCCGCCGCGTTCGTCGTCCCGACCGTCGCGTCGGCGATCGACCTCGTCGTGCATCTCGACCGAGACGAGCGCGGCCGTCGTCAGGTGCGCGAGATCATCGGCGTGCCCGGAAGGGTCGAGGGCGGCATCGTCGAGACCTCTGATTTGTACCGCCGGGCCCGTGGCGAGCTCGTCCGCGCGGAGGGGTATCCGCCTCACGCGGAGCGCTTCGCCCGCGCGGGCGTCGACCTGGTCCGGCTGCTGGAGGCCAGCTGA
- a CDS encoding type II secretion system F family protein has product MATALGLTLGAGLFLVWWSTWVPDRDAPDAAIAWADRLRDDLVQAGAHGVGPGGVVGTAVGLGLLVALLGGAVMGSVAIGLCFGVIAARGPFALVRARARARRARMRDVWPEAVDNLASGIRAGLSLPEALSQLGERGPEALREPFTAFAHDYRSTGRFSDSLDALKGRLADPVADRIVEALRLTRDVGGTDIGQLLRTLSHFLREDARTRGELEARQSWTVNAAKLAVAAPWVVLLMLASQPQNARAYDTAMGTVILVVGGAVTVLAYRLMSAFGRLPQEARVMR; this is encoded by the coding sequence ATGGCGACCGCGCTGGGGCTCACCCTCGGGGCGGGGCTGTTCCTCGTGTGGTGGTCCACGTGGGTGCCGGACAGGGACGCGCCCGATGCTGCGATCGCGTGGGCCGACAGGCTCCGCGACGACCTCGTGCAGGCCGGCGCTCACGGCGTGGGGCCCGGAGGCGTCGTCGGGACCGCCGTCGGCCTGGGCCTCCTGGTCGCCCTCCTCGGAGGAGCCGTCATGGGCTCGGTGGCGATCGGCCTGTGCTTCGGCGTGATCGCGGCGCGCGGGCCGTTCGCGCTCGTGCGGGCGCGTGCCCGAGCGAGGCGCGCCCGCATGAGGGACGTGTGGCCCGAGGCAGTCGACAACCTCGCCTCGGGGATCCGCGCGGGGCTCTCGCTTCCCGAGGCGCTGAGCCAACTCGGCGAGCGCGGACCGGAGGCGCTGCGCGAGCCGTTCACCGCGTTCGCACATGACTACCGCTCCACGGGTCGGTTCTCCGACAGCCTCGATGCGCTCAAGGGCCGGCTGGCTGACCCCGTCGCGGACCGCATCGTCGAGGCCCTCCGCCTCACGCGCGACGTCGGCGGCACGGATATCGGCCAGCTCCTGCGGACGCTCAGCCACTTCCTGCGCGAGGACGCGCGCACGCGAGGTGAGCTCGAGGCGCGCCAGAGTTGGACGGTCAACGCCGCGAAGCTCGCCGTCGCGGCGCCCTGGGTCGTGCTGCTGATGCTCGCGAGCCAGCCGCAGAACGCGCGGGCGTACGACACGGCCATGGGGACAGTCATCCTGGTCGTCGGGGGAGCGGTGACGGTTCTCGCGTACCGGCTGATGTCGGCCTTCGGGCGCCTCCCGCAGGAAGCGCGGGTGATGCGATGA
- a CDS encoding DNRLRE domain-containing protein, with amino-acid sequence MAKSAAVVTVAAFTIVVAADGAAVATEPTTAEVDWTEQGAWNGLTAPDAISAAMLAVVEDEAVEDLSQRTETSQTFALPDGQWRSDMYAGPEWVATGEDPTTEEGWEALDTSLVSWTDGSYRPGAHPADLVFSGASEGHTALVSGTDADGGDFTLWWDGELPDPVVEDDAIRYVDVEPGIDIVFYVTATGYEQFFVAQTASALERAETLSLQFDSEGAELTTDGDSITGTSDGGDEVVQVTDVLAWDADNDALRSVPVAEMAPAQEASAAASAEPSASASPELSASDVSGLNVVAEEVEVPADYDVTRDEGSVTIDTDDVPFDSSDDFPVVIDPSVNLTLSFDTYVSTAWNSDRSTQTDLLIGTWDGGDSKYRSYLNVKVSPIQGKDVTKATLKLWNYHSWSCTAKSWEVWSTSTTSASTRWSNKPSLINKYATVSSTKGYSSSCADGWVSADITTLVQNWSKGSPTTQGLGIKATSETDNAYWKRFNSGNASSNKPVLSVTYNSYPNRASSVQVNGKSPSADSVYYTNDTTPTFSATVSDPDGTKVKGLFTITTGSSTKVSKAAGSNVASGSISKYSGSTLANGKEYNVEVWTSDGSLTSKLSRVPSWSVYIDTDAPGSTSITSSQFTNGEWVDTAPSSASATLNATDAVKFEYTIDGGSTKTVTASSTSATITLPRTKGGHIIKARAIDRAGNTSVEKTFEYGIGSVAISSPQLNFKTTDEVPVVASAPPATNGTVTRAVYWRPSGTANGTGYTSAAGSASGWTELTGTSTTFATGVNPSLTKDEHYTWSAGASVPDDKERVPYGMDVQVCFTYNYTSDTICTWQGDADSHTSVVVIPHAFGDGYPTAEAGPGQVALWTGEFNTAVTDLEVPAYTGTMSISRSYSSFAGGTEDSVFGPGWSPSFEGSDLGQAGLAVLDSTGDDGLLAFQDVDGSYLLYVEPSGGNNAQEEGTYVPFDDDTASLGYTVTIAGDDTDAVLTVVDDLGVTTTWEHLGSGQWVASQITEPGSTGSTTFTHDGQGRITEILAPIPDGLVTEDNPEPCAGEAPDPGCRLLEISYYASTDAASGAYEGRVATVTFHAWDPDENAMGEQVVARYTYDAQGLLSSVTDPRSNLSVTYEYGDTTAAGVPTLTSVTPAGLATWKLTYGTASQGADSLLTVSRASETGSGSDAVISRFVYGIDVSAAPSGSPDVATAAAAWGQTRTPEIGFAVFAQGDDPGTSSPGSVTSDQWLNADIQYTDDEGYTVNTASYGAGAWQFTADEYDEDGRIVRTLDAAATAYLIGQSALNDGQPVTVEEANSVATITRYNHDIVATADIAWDGGTIAAGTVLVPAGSLVTDTWAPAEEDTDGISARIHTAYTYDEGAPNDGVNPRTGQRFNLTTTVTETRADALSGTWDTEVDVATDEAVLSTSLTGYDPIDGASATADTSGWILSSPTTTTTVMETEADNIVTLTRYDSLGRVVETRQPGSDGTDAATELTVYYTVGDNADDAQCGNAPQWAGLTCVVKTAESTPTVPEVRTTGYTMLLAPATTVETLGDVTRTSTSVYDDDGRVLTSATATEGLAGSQTVASTAYVYDDETGLLTDTKAVDAEGAAVSTVSTGYDAWGRTVTYTDADGAVTSTTYDSHGRTASVDDGLQVTAYTYDGIDAAGNDEHRGLPTALTVTSKTFDVASDAYPSYTFGAAFDEAGNMTVQTMPSDITQTTAYTLTGTTTSVSYAAVDVEGESVPLIAWTQASDLFGRVVAESTPSAGVSPEAVSQYNRTYAYDLAGRLVEVTDRTAGIGETVNTDSEAGDVTACVTRAYSFDVRGNRLSRTTGVSDTDGVCVSAGTGDADEWVYDDADRLQYAANSMDAYVYDALGRQTLIPAADTPAGVAASDLQISYYDNDLAYSITQDDATAVYGLDALQRRATATTTSSTGTESLVRHYADSSDSPAWAVATEADGTETTSWYGASLGGDLGLTITEGVATLQLADIHGDIALPITLTTDGEVAGVGGYSDFDEYGNALDGMLDPDTGAINYGWLGAKERATDMTGLMLMGVRLYNPVTGQFTSVDPVPGGNTTTYTYPQDPINAYDLDGRQSEDGLYVNYSKAEMAAYHKHAKGLPMTAQEKKAYKSYKRKVETNQKYARTRGVQPKTSTYTKSKGKSKGKSSGKNGGKGAGRANELVWGYYIYKDYTDMYRCRTTKGCSWSLMGGSQYGAGLA; translated from the coding sequence GTGGCGAAGAGCGCGGCGGTCGTGACGGTGGCTGCCTTCACGATCGTGGTCGCGGCTGACGGTGCTGCGGTGGCGACTGAGCCGACGACCGCTGAGGTCGATTGGACGGAGCAGGGCGCCTGGAACGGTCTGACAGCGCCTGATGCGATCTCTGCGGCGATGCTCGCGGTGGTCGAGGACGAGGCTGTTGAGGATTTGTCGCAGCGCACCGAGACGTCGCAGACGTTTGCGCTTCCTGATGGGCAGTGGCGTTCGGACATGTATGCGGGCCCGGAGTGGGTGGCTACTGGTGAGGACCCGACGACCGAGGAGGGCTGGGAGGCGCTGGACACGAGCTTGGTGTCGTGGACGGACGGTTCGTACAGGCCGGGCGCGCATCCTGCGGATCTGGTGTTCTCGGGTGCTTCCGAGGGGCACACGGCGCTGGTGTCGGGTACCGACGCTGACGGGGGAGACTTCACGTTGTGGTGGGATGGCGAGCTGCCGGATCCGGTCGTGGAGGATGATGCGATCAGGTACGTGGATGTCGAGCCTGGCATCGACATCGTGTTCTACGTCACCGCGACGGGTTACGAGCAGTTCTTCGTGGCGCAGACCGCATCGGCGCTTGAGCGCGCCGAGACGTTGTCGCTTCAGTTCGATAGCGAGGGTGCAGAGCTGACGACCGACGGGGATTCGATCACCGGGACCTCTGACGGGGGCGACGAGGTCGTGCAGGTGACGGACGTGTTGGCGTGGGATGCGGACAACGATGCGTTGCGGTCGGTGCCGGTGGCCGAGATGGCGCCGGCCCAGGAGGCTAGCGCAGCCGCGTCGGCGGAGCCATCTGCGTCGGCCTCGCCTGAGCTGTCGGCGTCGGATGTCAGTGGGCTGAACGTTGTCGCCGAGGAGGTCGAGGTCCCTGCGGACTATGACGTCACGCGGGACGAGGGATCGGTGACGATCGACACCGACGACGTGCCGTTTGACTCAAGCGATGATTTCCCTGTTGTGATTGACCCGTCGGTGAACCTCACGCTTTCGTTCGACACCTACGTGTCCACTGCCTGGAACTCCGACCGGTCGACGCAGACCGATCTGCTGATCGGTACGTGGGATGGCGGTGATTCGAAGTACCGTTCGTACCTCAACGTCAAGGTCTCACCGATTCAGGGCAAGGACGTCACGAAGGCGACGCTGAAGTTGTGGAACTATCACTCGTGGTCGTGCACCGCGAAGTCGTGGGAGGTGTGGTCGACCTCGACGACGTCCGCCTCGACGCGGTGGTCGAACAAGCCGTCGTTGATCAACAAGTATGCGACTGTGTCCTCGACGAAGGGCTATTCGTCGTCGTGCGCCGACGGCTGGGTCAGCGCCGATATCACGACGTTGGTGCAGAACTGGTCGAAGGGGTCGCCCACGACGCAGGGTTTGGGCATCAAGGCGACGTCGGAGACGGACAACGCCTACTGGAAGCGATTCAACTCTGGCAACGCCTCGTCGAACAAGCCGGTGCTGTCGGTGACGTACAACAGCTACCCCAACCGGGCCTCCAGCGTGCAGGTCAACGGCAAGTCCCCGTCGGCCGACTCCGTCTACTACACCAACGACACGACGCCGACGTTCTCTGCCACTGTGTCTGACCCCGATGGGACCAAGGTCAAGGGTCTGTTTACGATCACGACGGGCTCGTCCACGAAGGTCTCCAAGGCCGCGGGCTCGAACGTGGCCTCAGGATCGATCTCGAAGTACAGCGGGTCCACGCTGGCCAACGGCAAGGAGTACAACGTCGAGGTGTGGACCAGCGACGGCTCGCTGACATCGAAACTGTCACGAGTACCTTCCTGGTCGGTTTACATCGACACCGACGCGCCGGGCTCGACATCGATCACGTCGAGTCAGTTCACGAACGGGGAGTGGGTCGACACTGCGCCGTCGTCGGCGTCGGCGACACTGAACGCCACCGATGCTGTCAAGTTCGAGTACACGATCGATGGTGGATCGACCAAGACCGTCACGGCGTCGTCGACGTCGGCAACGATCACGCTGCCTCGCACCAAGGGCGGCCACATCATCAAGGCACGTGCGATCGACCGCGCCGGCAACACCAGCGTGGAGAAGACTTTCGAGTACGGCATCGGCTCGGTGGCGATCTCTTCCCCGCAGCTGAACTTTAAGACCACCGATGAGGTCCCGGTCGTGGCCAGCGCGCCGCCGGCGACCAACGGCACCGTGACGCGCGCCGTCTACTGGCGTCCCTCGGGCACCGCCAACGGAACGGGCTACACGTCGGCGGCAGGTTCGGCGTCCGGGTGGACCGAGCTCACGGGAACCTCGACCACGTTCGCGACGGGAGTGAATCCGTCGCTCACGAAGGACGAGCACTACACCTGGTCCGCGGGTGCGAGCGTGCCCGACGACAAGGAACGCGTCCCGTACGGCATGGATGTCCAGGTGTGCTTCACCTACAACTACACGTCGGACACGATCTGCACCTGGCAGGGCGACGCAGATTCCCACACGTCGGTCGTGGTGATCCCGCATGCGTTCGGTGACGGCTACCCGACCGCAGAGGCCGGGCCCGGCCAGGTGGCTTTGTGGACCGGCGAGTTCAACACGGCCGTGACGGACCTGGAGGTCCCCGCCTACACCGGCACGATGTCGATCTCCCGCAGCTACAGCTCCTTCGCTGGCGGCACCGAGGATTCAGTGTTCGGCCCAGGCTGGAGCCCTTCGTTCGAAGGCTCGGACCTGGGGCAGGCGGGATTGGCGGTGCTGGATTCCACCGGCGATGACGGGCTGCTGGCATTCCAAGACGTCGATGGCTCCTACCTGCTGTATGTCGAGCCCTCTGGAGGCAACAACGCGCAGGAGGAAGGCACATATGTGCCCTTCGATGACGACACCGCCTCGCTGGGATACACCGTCACCATTGCCGGCGACGATACTGACGCGGTGCTGACCGTGGTCGATGATCTGGGCGTGACGACGACCTGGGAACACCTCGGATCTGGTCAATGGGTGGCGTCCCAGATCACCGAGCCGGGCTCGACCGGTTCGACAACGTTCACCCACGACGGACAGGGCCGCATCACTGAGATCCTCGCGCCCATCCCCGACGGCCTGGTAACAGAGGACAACCCTGAGCCGTGCGCGGGAGAGGCGCCCGACCCCGGCTGCCGTCTCTTGGAGATCTCGTACTACGCTTCGACGGATGCCGCTTCGGGCGCGTATGAGGGGCGCGTCGCCACAGTCACGTTCCACGCCTGGGACCCCGATGAGAACGCCATGGGCGAACAGGTCGTCGCCCGCTACACCTACGACGCTCAGGGGCTGCTGAGCTCGGTGACGGACCCGCGCTCAAACCTGAGCGTCACCTACGAATACGGCGACACCACTGCCGCGGGCGTGCCGACGCTCACGTCGGTCACACCAGCGGGACTCGCGACGTGGAAGCTTACCTACGGGACAGCCTCCCAAGGCGCTGACTCCCTACTCACGGTCTCTCGTGCCTCCGAGACCGGCAGCGGCAGCGACGCGGTGATCTCCCGCTTCGTGTACGGCATCGACGTGTCCGCAGCACCGTCGGGTAGCCCCGACGTCGCCACGGCCGCGGCCGCGTGGGGACAGACCCGCACGCCCGAGATCGGGTTCGCGGTCTTCGCGCAGGGCGACGACCCAGGCACCTCAAGTCCAGGATCTGTCACTTCGGACCAGTGGCTGAACGCCGACATCCAGTACACCGACGACGAGGGCTACACCGTCAACACCGCCAGCTACGGCGCGGGCGCGTGGCAGTTCACCGCCGACGAGTACGACGAGGACGGACGCATCGTCCGCACGCTGGATGCTGCCGCGACCGCCTACCTGATCGGGCAGTCCGCGCTCAATGACGGTCAGCCGGTCACCGTCGAGGAAGCCAACTCGGTCGCCACGATCACCCGCTACAACCACGACATCGTTGCCACGGCCGACATCGCGTGGGATGGCGGAACTATCGCCGCTGGCACCGTCCTCGTGCCCGCTGGCAGCCTCGTGACAGACACGTGGGCACCGGCCGAGGAGGACACGGACGGCATCAGTGCACGCATCCACACCGCGTACACGTATGACGAGGGCGCACCCAACGATGGCGTCAACCCCCGTACGGGACAGAGGTTCAACCTGACGACGACCGTGACCGAGACGCGGGCCGACGCGCTCAGCGGCACCTGGGACACAGAGGTCGACGTCGCGACAGACGAAGCAGTCCTGTCCACGTCGCTGACCGGCTACGACCCGATCGACGGGGCATCGGCCACCGCGGACACGTCGGGCTGGATCCTGTCCTCACCCACCACGACCACCACGGTCATGGAAACCGAGGCAGACAACATCGTCACGCTCACCCGCTACGACAGCCTGGGACGCGTCGTCGAGACCCGCCAGCCAGGCTCCGACGGCACCGACGCCGCGACCGAACTCACCGTCTACTACACGGTCGGCGACAATGCGGACGATGCACAGTGCGGCAATGCTCCGCAGTGGGCGGGCCTGACCTGTGTCGTGAAGACCGCCGAATCCACCCCGACCGTCCCTGAGGTGCGCACGACGGGATACACGATGCTGCTGGCTCCTGCGACGACGGTCGAAACACTCGGCGACGTCACCCGCACCAGCACGAGCGTCTACGACGATGATGGGCGTGTACTGACGTCCGCCACGGCCACTGAGGGCCTCGCCGGTTCGCAGACGGTCGCGAGCACCGCATACGTCTACGACGACGAGACTGGACTGCTGACCGACACGAAGGCGGTCGATGCTGAGGGTGCCGCTGTGTCGACTGTGTCGACCGGATACGACGCCTGGGGTCGCACCGTGACCTACACCGATGCCGACGGCGCGGTGACGTCCACGACCTACGACTCTCATGGTCGTACAGCGTCGGTTGATGATGGGCTGCAGGTGACGGCGTACACCTACGACGGCATTGACGCTGCCGGCAACGACGAGCATCGTGGTCTGCCGACGGCGCTGACAGTCACGTCCAAGACCTTCGACGTCGCCTCAGATGCGTATCCGAGTTACACGTTCGGTGCCGCCTTCGATGAGGCGGGGAACATGACGGTGCAGACGATGCCGAGCGACATCACCCAGACCACTGCCTACACCCTGACAGGCACGACGACGTCGGTGTCGTACGCCGCCGTTGATGTCGAGGGTGAGTCGGTGCCGTTGATCGCCTGGACGCAGGCCTCGGATCTGTTTGGTCGGGTGGTGGCGGAGTCGACGCCGAGCGCAGGCGTCAGTCCTGAAGCTGTGTCGCAGTACAACCGCACGTACGCGTACGACCTCGCTGGTCGCCTGGTGGAGGTCACGGACCGTACCGCTGGCATCGGCGAGACGGTCAACACCGACAGCGAGGCTGGCGACGTCACCGCGTGTGTGACGCGCGCCTACAGTTTCGACGTCCGTGGGAATCGCCTGTCACGCACCACCGGCGTCTCCGACACCGACGGGGTGTGCGTCAGCGCCGGTACGGGTGATGCGGATGAGTGGGTATATGACGATGCGGATCGTCTACAGTACGCCGCCAACAGCATGGATGCTTACGTGTACGACGCGTTGGGTCGCCAAACCCTGATTCCTGCCGCGGATACGCCCGCTGGGGTGGCGGCGAGCGATCTTCAGATCAGCTACTACGACAACGATCTGGCGTACTCGATCACCCAGGACGATGCGACGGCCGTCTACGGGTTGGATGCGTTGCAGCGGCGTGCCACGGCGACCACCACATCGTCCACAGGCACCGAATCGTTGGTGCGTCACTATGCCGACAGCTCTGACAGTCCGGCGTGGGCGGTCGCGACCGAGGCCGACGGCACCGAGACCACCTCCTGGTACGGCGCGTCGCTGGGTGGCGACCTGGGGCTGACGATCACCGAGGGCGTGGCGACGCTTCAGCTGGCCGACATCCACGGCGACATCGCCCTACCGATCACGCTCACCACAGACGGTGAGGTCGCCGGTGTGGGCGGCTACAGCGACTTCGACGAGTACGGCAATGCGCTTGACGGGATGCTCGACCCAGACACCGGTGCCATCAACTACGGCTGGTTGGGGGCGAAGGAACGCGCCACCGACATGACCGGGCTGATGTTGATGGGGGTACGGCTGTACAACCCGGTCACGGGCCAGTTCACGTCCGTCGACCCCGTCCCCGGCGGCAACACCACCACCTACACCTATCCCCAGGATCCGATAAATGCGTACGACCTCGACGGTCGCCAATCGGAGGACGGCTTGTACGTGAATTACAGCAAAGCTGAGATGGCGGCCTATCACAAGCATGCCAAAGGCCTCCCCATGACTGCGCAGGAGAAGAAGGCCTACAAATCGTACAAGCGGAAAGTAGAAACGAACCAGAAATACGCTCGTACACGAGGAGTTCAGCCGAAGACCTCGACCTACACGAAGAGCAAGGGCAAGAGCAAGGGCAAGTCATCTGGCAAGAACGGTGGCAAGGGTGCTGGGCGGGCGAACGAACTCGTGTGGGGCTACTACATCTACAAGGACTACACCGATATGTATCGTTGCCGGACGACAAAGGGTTGCTCGTGGAGTCTGATGGGTGGGTCTCAGTACGGAGCGGGTCTTGCCTGA
- a CDS encoding helix-turn-helix transcriptional regulator, translating to MAIVVDVDVMLARRKMAVGDLAERVGITPANLSVLKNGRAKAVRFSTLDALCEALDCQPGEILRWVPEVE from the coding sequence GTGGCGATCGTCGTTGACGTGGACGTGATGCTCGCGCGGCGAAAGATGGCCGTTGGCGACCTTGCGGAGCGTGTTGGTATCACGCCAGCGAATCTGTCAGTACTGAAGAACGGGCGTGCGAAGGCTGTGCGCTTCAGTACCCTCGACGCGCTATGCGAGGCCTTGGACTGCCAACCCGGAGAGATCCTGCGCTGGGTCCCAGAAGTTGAGTAG
- a CDS encoding TadE/TadG family type IV pilus assembly protein, with product MRRTRHDRGSVLAEQLMTMVLVVLVGLGVMQAALALHVRNTLVEAAAEGARLAARTDRTMSDGAQRAEAIAAAALSGIEATAHASSGSWNGADTVVVTVTAPIPLVGLWGPATTSVRGTALDEASLG from the coding sequence GTGCGTAGGACTCGCCACGACCGAGGCAGCGTGCTCGCCGAGCAGCTGATGACCATGGTGCTCGTGGTCCTCGTCGGGCTCGGGGTCATGCAGGCGGCCCTTGCGCTCCACGTGCGGAACACGCTCGTCGAGGCCGCGGCTGAGGGAGCGCGCCTCGCGGCGCGTACCGATCGGACGATGTCCGACGGCGCCCAGCGTGCCGAGGCGATCGCCGCCGCGGCGCTGAGCGGGATCGAGGCGACGGCACACGCGTCGAGCGGTTCGTGGAACGGCGCCGACACCGTGGTCGTCACCGTGACCGCACCGATTCCCCTGGTCGGCCTCTGGGGCCCCGCGACCACCTCGGTGCGCGGCACGGCGCTTGACGAGGCGAGCCTTGGCTGA